One Etheostoma spectabile isolate EspeVRDwgs_2016 chromosome 12, UIUC_Espe_1.0, whole genome shotgun sequence genomic window carries:
- the arhgap21b gene encoding rho GTPase-activating protein 21 isoform X1 produces the protein MMASRWVHSCEDNERQQARSSFCESESPEWRNLADSPAAQYPTEEEPFSWPRPKTVRLRRTSQGFGFTLRHFIVYPPESTVHCFPEEDHGRRGRQRNRLEPMDTIFVKQVKEGGPGHGAGLCTGDRIVKVNGASIIGKAYCEVISLIQDSGEFLELCVMPKDEDILQLAYSQDAYVRGRSSYSGNACHIPDPPPVCYPRVDCKPTGMAQAKDSAGQVSRGPTAPPDHGYRKEITVPPSPPPKAYPKSQMTVCMRNDSVRTVVVPPDAAQIGRMVPAHRIDYIDPVYVRGRPGSLAQYPHPRKADVYPSGPGIGPYGGQLPHYPGNNQNIDWRTYQTYREYIDNKGIHSHSSRTIQERLDNLRATSQSTFGTTHHIPRGDWGPKGIQRRSTSHERSYQGPPPHFQIAPRSASQDRMSGAERMSHTRNWPPRSMSQDGLMHKARAHSTDYVDPTELARPNERRGGYGRADQVTRPSRQSVPRHNMLYRPSAGYSGGMRGAPNPSFYSKGPDSLQNRSSPMLSDRYSHFGKGSSAEHSLVDQRVAVKGNHAIQGQQGQSRIWVETTQGVEADRDAALEGNTSSSCTTPKQIHQRRSILKPPQPDYQSQVNGQSPTETGVILREKHPSGKNPSPLRHPSYILAVNDDGPDSTADVTACWLPNDARREMRIRRLGEQCHTSCSSNLDESLDSIPFIDEPISPSVDREAAPIPPSAVISVAPSITTGPSSPGSLCPPIRRQLSHDQESLRSALLESDSASKTERSKSYDEGLDNYQEEDRRRSSSKNMPGLRGLRKALDGHKSSGDSGSRRDSSLDIFANSSKEGLLSFRQFSTDKNKRVGGGMRSWKPMYAVLQGHSLTLYKDRKDALSNASTPSDEVPLQISIKACLIDISYSDTRRKNVLRLTTSDCEYLFQAEGRDDMLSWIRVIQENSNPDEENAAVTSQDLISRKIKEYNMMSTPSSRSEPSPKSSRQSLSIKQAFLGGKTDGKTHSPHSPRTGEDRRALRDDSSPPRDRAAWKIGIAGIMRKPFEKKTPAGVTFGVRLDDCPAAQTNRFVPLIVEVCCNVVEDRGLEYTGIYRVPGNNAAISSMQEELNSKGMTDIDVHEDKWRDLNVISSLLKSFFRKLPEPLFTNEKYADFIEANRTEDSVERLKELKRLIQELPDHHFETLKFLCAHLKKVSDNCEKNKMEPRNLAIVFGPTLVRTSEDNMTNMVNHMPDQCKIVENLIQQYDWFFTDDGDEDPVTTAEQESTVQSQPVPNIDHLLSNIGRTAASPGEVSDSACSDSSKSKGLWGSGKDQCSKEMLRSSFFASRKRKKPKDKGHPSSSDDDLDAVFPKKELPEETQQQPLWPPDSRTEEEGETDETSEKDEHRNSSEEQLDKTNRKQNLSSSLAKPFTPLPPEHISSTLQSGSPYTSPPHSPNLSYRMQMTHQSSLSDPPSNYDDTVSDLGTMNSTSSQASVPRVRRGRTPALGPEAGPSGLGAEVCSITSDYSTTSSMTFLTGVEHSTLSPEVQSVAESRGGDDADDERSELISEGRPMETDSESDLSVFTVGKTDQRELQEAPRPLPSHRLIECDTLSRKKAAQQKTVSESSLDGAWSDKDSNRLSCVMGSVKGRSTGSLSSSSRSELDKAEPAWKLKITDRLKVRLRMSVDDMFGVGSQRSRSPEGRSKKKKNIRRRHTMGGQRDFAELSVLGDWSQHVGIGSGSRSELSAVDQLKPKCSSQDFSIRDWIARERHRTSNPEVSVDLSEQQGGLCSAMSQNLGASSSSELPHRPAEVFNGDVPQSKNLSLSATAHPHKLTNSQVVHSRFYQYL, from the exons GCCTACTCCCAGGATGCCTACGTCCGTGGCCGCAGCAGCTACAGTGGAAATGCCTGTCACATTCCTGATCCACCACCAGTATGCTACCCCAGAGTAGACTGTAAGCCTACGGGCATGGCCCAGGCGAAAGACTCAGCAGGGCAGGTCTCCCGAGGGCCAACAGCACCTCCTGACCATGGATACCGCAAGGAGATCACCGTGCCCCCATCGCCTCCCCCTAAAGCATATCCAAAAAGCCAGATGACTGTGTGCATGCGCAACGACAGTGTGAGGACTGTGGTGGTTCCTCCTGATGCAGCCCAAATAGGACGCATGGTTCCAGCACATAGAATAGATTACATAGACCCTGTCTATGTCAGGGGGAGGCCTGGGTCACTGGCCCAGTATCCTCACCCTCGAAAGGCCGATGTCTATCCCAGTGGTCCAGGAATAGGTCCATATGGAGGCCAATTACCTCACTACCCAGGCAACAATCAAAACATTGATTGGCGCACTTACCAAACATACAGGGAGTATATTGATAACAAAGGAATCCATTCCCATAGTAGTCGGACTATACAGGAGAGACTGGACAATTTGCGAGCAACCAGTCAGAGCACCTTTGGCACTACTCATCACATTCCCCGGGGTGACTGGGGCCCTAAGGGGATACAACGAAGGAGTACCTCACATGAACGGTCATACCAAGGACCTCCCCCCCACTTTCAGATTGCCCCACGCAGTGCTTCGCAGGACCGTATGAGCGGTGCAGAGAGAATGAGCCATACTAGAAACTGGCCTCCACGAAGCATGTCCCAGGATGGCCTAATGCACAAAGCCCGGGCACACTCCACAGACTATGTTGACCCTACAGAGCTGGCTCGGCCCAATGAAAGGAGAGGAGGGTACGGAAGGGCAGACCAAGTTACGAGGCCCAGCAGACAGTCTGTCCCCAGACACAACATGCTCTACAGGCCTTCTGCGGGATACAGCGGTGGTATGAGGGGGGCACCAAATCCTTCTTTCTACTCTAAAGGGCCAGATTCTCTTCAGAATCGCTCCTCACCCATGCTCTCAGACAGATACTCACATTTTGGTAAGGGCTCAAGTGCTGAACATTCTCTTGTTGATCAAAGAGTTGCAGTCAAAGGAAACCATGCAATACAAGGGCAACAAGGGCAGAGCAGGATCTGGGTTGAAACCACACAGGGTGTTGAGGCAGACAGAGACGCAGCATTGGAAGGAAACACGTCGTCTTCATGCACCACCCCGAAACAGATTCATCAGAGGCGAAGCATCCTTAAACCACCCCAACCAGACTACCAGAGTCAGGTCAATGGGCAAAGCCCCACAGAGACTGGGGTCATTCTAAGGGAGAAACACCCATCTGGTAAGAACCCCAGCCCTCTGCGGCACCCCTCCTACATCCTGGCTGTAAATGACGACGGACCAGATTCCACAGCAGATGTGACGGCATGCTGGCTTCCGAACGATGCACGTCGAGAGATGCGCATACGCCGACTTGGGGAACAGTGTCACACTTCCTGCTCCAGCAACCTAGATGAGTCTCTGGACTCCATTCCATTCATTG ATGAGCCAATCAGCCCCAGTGTCGACCGGGAGGCCGCTCCTATTCCACCCTCAGCTGTGATATCTGTTGCACCATCTATAACTACAGGTCCTTCCAGTCCAGGCTCACTATGCCCTCCCATTCGTCGTCAGCTGTCACACGACCAAG AGTCCCTGAGAAGTGCTTTGCTGGAGTCGGATTCAGCCAGCAAAACAGAGCGGTCCAAATCCTACGATGAAGGTCTGGATAACTACCAGGAGGAGGATAGAAG GAGATCTTCTAGTAAGAATATGCCAGGTCTCAGGGGCCTGAGGAAG GCTTTGGACGGACATAAATCCTCTGGGGATTCTGGATCTCGAAGGGATTCTTCTTTGGATATCTTTGCCAATTCTTCCAAAGAAGGGTTGCTCAGTTTTAGGCAATTTAGTACAGATAAAAATAAG CGTGTTGGTGGAGGAATGAGATCATGGAAGCCTATGTATGCTGTTTTACAAGGTCACAGCCTAACCCTCTACAAAGACAGGAAGGATGCACTATCTAATGCTTCCACGCCATCTGACGAGGTCCCACTGCAAATAAGCATTAAGGCCTGTCTGATTGACATCTCCTATAGTGACACAAGACGCAAGAATGTGCTGCGACTCACCACTTCAGACTGCGAGTATTTGTTCCAGGCAGAAGGGAGGGATGACATGTTGTCTTGGATCAGAGTCATTCAGGAAAACAGCAACCCAGATGAAGAG aatgctgctgtaacaagtcAGGATTTGATCAGTCGAAAGATCAAAGAATACAACATGATGAG tACGCCCAGCAGCAGATCTGAACCCTCCCCTAAAAGCTCACGCCAATCCCTCAGTATCAAACAAGCCTTCCTGGGAGGTAAAACAGACGGCAAGACCCACAGCCCACATTCGCCCAGAACAGGAGAGGATCGGAGGGCGCTGAGAG ATGACTCCAGTCCACCAAGGGACAGAGCTGCTTGGAAAATTGGCATTGCAGGGATTATGAGGAAGCCCTTTGAAAAAAAGACTCCAGCTGGGGTCACGTTTGGGGTGCGGCTGGATGACTGTCCAGCTGCACAGACTAACAGG TTTGTTCCTTTGATCGTGGAGGTGTGCTGTAATGTGGTGGAGGATAGAGGTCTGGAGTACACAGGAATCTACAGAGTGCCTGGGAACAATGCTGCAATCTCCAGCATGCAGGAGGAGCTCAACAGCAAAGGCATGACTGACATTGACGTCCACGAAGAC AAATGGCGGGACCTCAACGTCATCAGTAGTTTACTTAAGTCTTTTTTCCGAAAACTTCCAGAACCTCTGTTTACGAATG AAAAGTATGCTGATTTTATTGAAGCCAACAGAACGGAAGACTCAGTTGAAAGATTAAAGGAGCTGAAAAGGCTG ATACAAGAATTACCTGATCATCACTTTGAAACTCTAAAATTCCTTTGTGCTCACCTCAAGAAGGTTTCTGACAACTGTGAAAAGAACAAG ATGGAGCCTCGTAACCTGGCAATTGTGTTTGGTCCTACGCTGGTCAGAACctctgaggacaacatgaccaATATGGTTAATCACATGCCCGATCAGTGCAAGATAGTTGAGAACCTCATCCAGCAATACGACTGGTTCTTCACTGATGACGGTGATGAGGACCCTGTT ACCACAGCTGAGCAGGAAAGCACAGTGCAGTCTCAGCCTGTGCCCAATATCGACCACCTGCTCTCCAACATTGGACGGACTGCAGCTTCACCGGGCGAAGTTTCAG ATTCAGCATGTAGTGACTCCTCCAAATCAAAG GGCTTGTGGGGGTCAGGGAAGGATCAGTGTAGCAAAGAGATGCTGCGCTCCTCCTTCTTTGCCAGCCGCAAACGTAAGAAGCCCAAGGACAAAGGTCATCCCAGCAGTTCAGACGACGACCTGGACGCTGTGTTCCCCAAGAAGGAGCTCCCGGAGGAGACCCAGCAGCAGCCCCTGTGGCCCCCGGACAGCCGgactgaggaggagggggaaacGGATGAAACTAGTGAGAAAGACGAGCACAGGAACAGCTCTGAGGAGCAGCTtgacaaaacaaacaggaagcagaatcTCTCCAGCAGCCTGGCAAAGCCCTTTACCCCCCTGCCTCCAGAACACATTTCCTCCACCCTTCAAAGTGGCTCCCCATACACCTCACCCCCCCATTCCCCGAACCTCAGCTACCGCATGCAGATGACTCACCAGTCCTCTCTGTCAGACCCGCCTTCCAACTACGACGACACAGTGTCCGACCTCGGTACGATGAACAGCACCAGTTCCCAAGCGTCAGTACCCAGAGTGAGGCGAGGCAGGACTCCGGCTTTGGGTCCGGAGGCTGGCCCCAGCGGGTTGGGAGCGGAGGTTTGCTCCATCACCTCTGACTACTCCACCACTTCCTCCATGACGTTCCTGACTGGAGTAGAGCACAGCACCCTCAGTCCTGAAGTGCAGTCTGTGGCGGAAAGCAGGGGTGGAGACGATGCAGACGACGAGAGAAGTGAGCTCATCAGCGAGGGAAGGCCGATGGAGACAGACAGCGAGAGCGACCTGTCGGTGTTTACGGTCGGAAAAACTGATCAGCGCGAACTGCAGGAAGCTCCTCGACCCCTCCCCTCCCACAGACTCATTGAATGTGATACACTCTCCAGAAAGAAAGCTGCTCAACAGAAAACTGTCAGCGAGTCTTCACTGGATGGAGCTTGGAGCGATAAAGATTCCAACAGACTGTCGTGTGTGATGGGGTCAGTCAAAGGTCGCTCCACAGGCAGCCTCAGCTCCTCGTCACGTAGCGAATTAGATAAGGCCGAGCCTGCATGGAAGCTGAAGATCACTGACAGACTGAAGGTGCGTCTGCGAATGTCTGTGGATGACATGTTTGGTGTGGGCAGCCAGAGGAGTCGGTCCCCGGAGGGCCGcagtaagaagaagaagaacatcaGACGCAGACACACCATGGGCGGTCAGAGGGACTTTGCAGAGCTGTCTGTTTTGGGAGACTGGTCGCAGCATGTTGGCATCGGTTCAGGCTCTCGGTCGGAGCTGTCAGCTGTGGACCAGCTGAAGCCTAAGTGCAGCTCTCAGGACTTTTCAATTAGGGACTGGATTGCCCGCGAGCGCCACCGCACAAGCAATCCAGAAGTCAGCGTGGACCTGTCTGAACAACAGGGGGGGCTGTGCAGCGCAATGTCCCAGAACCTCGGAGCCTCGTCCTCTTCTGAACTCCCACATCGTCCAGCTGAAGTGTTCAACGGGGATGTTCCCCAGAGTAAGAATCTGAGCCTTTCGGCCACCGCTCACCCACATAAACTCACTAATTCCCAGGTGGTCCATTCGCGCTTCTATCAGTACCTGTAA
- the arhgap21b gene encoding rho GTPase-activating protein 21 isoform X2, with translation MDTIFVKQVKEGGPGHGAGLCTGDRIVKVNGASIIGKAYCEVISLIQDSGEFLELCVMPKDEDILQLAYSQDAYVRGRSSYSGNACHIPDPPPVCYPRVDCKPTGMAQAKDSAGQVSRGPTAPPDHGYRKEITVPPSPPPKAYPKSQMTVCMRNDSVRTVVVPPDAAQIGRMVPAHRIDYIDPVYVRGRPGSLAQYPHPRKADVYPSGPGIGPYGGQLPHYPGNNQNIDWRTYQTYREYIDNKGIHSHSSRTIQERLDNLRATSQSTFGTTHHIPRGDWGPKGIQRRSTSHERSYQGPPPHFQIAPRSASQDRMSGAERMSHTRNWPPRSMSQDGLMHKARAHSTDYVDPTELARPNERRGGYGRADQVTRPSRQSVPRHNMLYRPSAGYSGGMRGAPNPSFYSKGPDSLQNRSSPMLSDRYSHFGKGSSAEHSLVDQRVAVKGNHAIQGQQGQSRIWVETTQGVEADRDAALEGNTSSSCTTPKQIHQRRSILKPPQPDYQSQVNGQSPTETGVILREKHPSGKNPSPLRHPSYILAVNDDGPDSTADVTACWLPNDARREMRIRRLGEQCHTSCSSNLDESLDSIPFIDEPISPSVDREAAPIPPSAVISVAPSITTGPSSPGSLCPPIRRQLSHDQESLRSALLESDSASKTERSKSYDEGLDNYQEEDRRRSSSKNMPGLRGLRKALDGHKSSGDSGSRRDSSLDIFANSSKEGLLSFRQFSTDKNKRVGGGMRSWKPMYAVLQGHSLTLYKDRKDALSNASTPSDEVPLQISIKACLIDISYSDTRRKNVLRLTTSDCEYLFQAEGRDDMLSWIRVIQENSNPDEENAAVTSQDLISRKIKEYNMMSTPSSRSEPSPKSSRQSLSIKQAFLGGKTDGKTHSPHSPRTGEDRRALRDDSSPPRDRAAWKIGIAGIMRKPFEKKTPAGVTFGVRLDDCPAAQTNRFVPLIVEVCCNVVEDRGLEYTGIYRVPGNNAAISSMQEELNSKGMTDIDVHEDKWRDLNVISSLLKSFFRKLPEPLFTNEKYADFIEANRTEDSVERLKELKRLIQELPDHHFETLKFLCAHLKKVSDNCEKNKMEPRNLAIVFGPTLVRTSEDNMTNMVNHMPDQCKIVENLIQQYDWFFTDDGDEDPVTTAEQESTVQSQPVPNIDHLLSNIGRTAASPGEVSDSACSDSSKSKGLWGSGKDQCSKEMLRSSFFASRKRKKPKDKGHPSSSDDDLDAVFPKKELPEETQQQPLWPPDSRTEEEGETDETSEKDEHRNSSEEQLDKTNRKQNLSSSLAKPFTPLPPEHISSTLQSGSPYTSPPHSPNLSYRMQMTHQSSLSDPPSNYDDTVSDLGTMNSTSSQASVPRVRRGRTPALGPEAGPSGLGAEVCSITSDYSTTSSMTFLTGVEHSTLSPEVQSVAESRGGDDADDERSELISEGRPMETDSESDLSVFTVGKTDQRELQEAPRPLPSHRLIECDTLSRKKAAQQKTVSESSLDGAWSDKDSNRLSCVMGSVKGRSTGSLSSSSRSELDKAEPAWKLKITDRLKVRLRMSVDDMFGVGSQRSRSPEGRSKKKKNIRRRHTMGGQRDFAELSVLGDWSQHVGIGSGSRSELSAVDQLKPKCSSQDFSIRDWIARERHRTSNPEVSVDLSEQQGGLCSAMSQNLGASSSSELPHRPAEVFNGDVPQSKNLSLSATAHPHKLTNSQVVHSRFYQYL, from the exons GCCTACTCCCAGGATGCCTACGTCCGTGGCCGCAGCAGCTACAGTGGAAATGCCTGTCACATTCCTGATCCACCACCAGTATGCTACCCCAGAGTAGACTGTAAGCCTACGGGCATGGCCCAGGCGAAAGACTCAGCAGGGCAGGTCTCCCGAGGGCCAACAGCACCTCCTGACCATGGATACCGCAAGGAGATCACCGTGCCCCCATCGCCTCCCCCTAAAGCATATCCAAAAAGCCAGATGACTGTGTGCATGCGCAACGACAGTGTGAGGACTGTGGTGGTTCCTCCTGATGCAGCCCAAATAGGACGCATGGTTCCAGCACATAGAATAGATTACATAGACCCTGTCTATGTCAGGGGGAGGCCTGGGTCACTGGCCCAGTATCCTCACCCTCGAAAGGCCGATGTCTATCCCAGTGGTCCAGGAATAGGTCCATATGGAGGCCAATTACCTCACTACCCAGGCAACAATCAAAACATTGATTGGCGCACTTACCAAACATACAGGGAGTATATTGATAACAAAGGAATCCATTCCCATAGTAGTCGGACTATACAGGAGAGACTGGACAATTTGCGAGCAACCAGTCAGAGCACCTTTGGCACTACTCATCACATTCCCCGGGGTGACTGGGGCCCTAAGGGGATACAACGAAGGAGTACCTCACATGAACGGTCATACCAAGGACCTCCCCCCCACTTTCAGATTGCCCCACGCAGTGCTTCGCAGGACCGTATGAGCGGTGCAGAGAGAATGAGCCATACTAGAAACTGGCCTCCACGAAGCATGTCCCAGGATGGCCTAATGCACAAAGCCCGGGCACACTCCACAGACTATGTTGACCCTACAGAGCTGGCTCGGCCCAATGAAAGGAGAGGAGGGTACGGAAGGGCAGACCAAGTTACGAGGCCCAGCAGACAGTCTGTCCCCAGACACAACATGCTCTACAGGCCTTCTGCGGGATACAGCGGTGGTATGAGGGGGGCACCAAATCCTTCTTTCTACTCTAAAGGGCCAGATTCTCTTCAGAATCGCTCCTCACCCATGCTCTCAGACAGATACTCACATTTTGGTAAGGGCTCAAGTGCTGAACATTCTCTTGTTGATCAAAGAGTTGCAGTCAAAGGAAACCATGCAATACAAGGGCAACAAGGGCAGAGCAGGATCTGGGTTGAAACCACACAGGGTGTTGAGGCAGACAGAGACGCAGCATTGGAAGGAAACACGTCGTCTTCATGCACCACCCCGAAACAGATTCATCAGAGGCGAAGCATCCTTAAACCACCCCAACCAGACTACCAGAGTCAGGTCAATGGGCAAAGCCCCACAGAGACTGGGGTCATTCTAAGGGAGAAACACCCATCTGGTAAGAACCCCAGCCCTCTGCGGCACCCCTCCTACATCCTGGCTGTAAATGACGACGGACCAGATTCCACAGCAGATGTGACGGCATGCTGGCTTCCGAACGATGCACGTCGAGAGATGCGCATACGCCGACTTGGGGAACAGTGTCACACTTCCTGCTCCAGCAACCTAGATGAGTCTCTGGACTCCATTCCATTCATTG ATGAGCCAATCAGCCCCAGTGTCGACCGGGAGGCCGCTCCTATTCCACCCTCAGCTGTGATATCTGTTGCACCATCTATAACTACAGGTCCTTCCAGTCCAGGCTCACTATGCCCTCCCATTCGTCGTCAGCTGTCACACGACCAAG AGTCCCTGAGAAGTGCTTTGCTGGAGTCGGATTCAGCCAGCAAAACAGAGCGGTCCAAATCCTACGATGAAGGTCTGGATAACTACCAGGAGGAGGATAGAAG GAGATCTTCTAGTAAGAATATGCCAGGTCTCAGGGGCCTGAGGAAG GCTTTGGACGGACATAAATCCTCTGGGGATTCTGGATCTCGAAGGGATTCTTCTTTGGATATCTTTGCCAATTCTTCCAAAGAAGGGTTGCTCAGTTTTAGGCAATTTAGTACAGATAAAAATAAG CGTGTTGGTGGAGGAATGAGATCATGGAAGCCTATGTATGCTGTTTTACAAGGTCACAGCCTAACCCTCTACAAAGACAGGAAGGATGCACTATCTAATGCTTCCACGCCATCTGACGAGGTCCCACTGCAAATAAGCATTAAGGCCTGTCTGATTGACATCTCCTATAGTGACACAAGACGCAAGAATGTGCTGCGACTCACCACTTCAGACTGCGAGTATTTGTTCCAGGCAGAAGGGAGGGATGACATGTTGTCTTGGATCAGAGTCATTCAGGAAAACAGCAACCCAGATGAAGAG aatgctgctgtaacaagtcAGGATTTGATCAGTCGAAAGATCAAAGAATACAACATGATGAG tACGCCCAGCAGCAGATCTGAACCCTCCCCTAAAAGCTCACGCCAATCCCTCAGTATCAAACAAGCCTTCCTGGGAGGTAAAACAGACGGCAAGACCCACAGCCCACATTCGCCCAGAACAGGAGAGGATCGGAGGGCGCTGAGAG ATGACTCCAGTCCACCAAGGGACAGAGCTGCTTGGAAAATTGGCATTGCAGGGATTATGAGGAAGCCCTTTGAAAAAAAGACTCCAGCTGGGGTCACGTTTGGGGTGCGGCTGGATGACTGTCCAGCTGCACAGACTAACAGG TTTGTTCCTTTGATCGTGGAGGTGTGCTGTAATGTGGTGGAGGATAGAGGTCTGGAGTACACAGGAATCTACAGAGTGCCTGGGAACAATGCTGCAATCTCCAGCATGCAGGAGGAGCTCAACAGCAAAGGCATGACTGACATTGACGTCCACGAAGAC AAATGGCGGGACCTCAACGTCATCAGTAGTTTACTTAAGTCTTTTTTCCGAAAACTTCCAGAACCTCTGTTTACGAATG AAAAGTATGCTGATTTTATTGAAGCCAACAGAACGGAAGACTCAGTTGAAAGATTAAAGGAGCTGAAAAGGCTG ATACAAGAATTACCTGATCATCACTTTGAAACTCTAAAATTCCTTTGTGCTCACCTCAAGAAGGTTTCTGACAACTGTGAAAAGAACAAG ATGGAGCCTCGTAACCTGGCAATTGTGTTTGGTCCTACGCTGGTCAGAACctctgaggacaacatgaccaATATGGTTAATCACATGCCCGATCAGTGCAAGATAGTTGAGAACCTCATCCAGCAATACGACTGGTTCTTCACTGATGACGGTGATGAGGACCCTGTT ACCACAGCTGAGCAGGAAAGCACAGTGCAGTCTCAGCCTGTGCCCAATATCGACCACCTGCTCTCCAACATTGGACGGACTGCAGCTTCACCGGGCGAAGTTTCAG ATTCAGCATGTAGTGACTCCTCCAAATCAAAG GGCTTGTGGGGGTCAGGGAAGGATCAGTGTAGCAAAGAGATGCTGCGCTCCTCCTTCTTTGCCAGCCGCAAACGTAAGAAGCCCAAGGACAAAGGTCATCCCAGCAGTTCAGACGACGACCTGGACGCTGTGTTCCCCAAGAAGGAGCTCCCGGAGGAGACCCAGCAGCAGCCCCTGTGGCCCCCGGACAGCCGgactgaggaggagggggaaacGGATGAAACTAGTGAGAAAGACGAGCACAGGAACAGCTCTGAGGAGCAGCTtgacaaaacaaacaggaagcagaatcTCTCCAGCAGCCTGGCAAAGCCCTTTACCCCCCTGCCTCCAGAACACATTTCCTCCACCCTTCAAAGTGGCTCCCCATACACCTCACCCCCCCATTCCCCGAACCTCAGCTACCGCATGCAGATGACTCACCAGTCCTCTCTGTCAGACCCGCCTTCCAACTACGACGACACAGTGTCCGACCTCGGTACGATGAACAGCACCAGTTCCCAAGCGTCAGTACCCAGAGTGAGGCGAGGCAGGACTCCGGCTTTGGGTCCGGAGGCTGGCCCCAGCGGGTTGGGAGCGGAGGTTTGCTCCATCACCTCTGACTACTCCACCACTTCCTCCATGACGTTCCTGACTGGAGTAGAGCACAGCACCCTCAGTCCTGAAGTGCAGTCTGTGGCGGAAAGCAGGGGTGGAGACGATGCAGACGACGAGAGAAGTGAGCTCATCAGCGAGGGAAGGCCGATGGAGACAGACAGCGAGAGCGACCTGTCGGTGTTTACGGTCGGAAAAACTGATCAGCGCGAACTGCAGGAAGCTCCTCGACCCCTCCCCTCCCACAGACTCATTGAATGTGATACACTCTCCAGAAAGAAAGCTGCTCAACAGAAAACTGTCAGCGAGTCTTCACTGGATGGAGCTTGGAGCGATAAAGATTCCAACAGACTGTCGTGTGTGATGGGGTCAGTCAAAGGTCGCTCCACAGGCAGCCTCAGCTCCTCGTCACGTAGCGAATTAGATAAGGCCGAGCCTGCATGGAAGCTGAAGATCACTGACAGACTGAAGGTGCGTCTGCGAATGTCTGTGGATGACATGTTTGGTGTGGGCAGCCAGAGGAGTCGGTCCCCGGAGGGCCGcagtaagaagaagaagaacatcaGACGCAGACACACCATGGGCGGTCAGAGGGACTTTGCAGAGCTGTCTGTTTTGGGAGACTGGTCGCAGCATGTTGGCATCGGTTCAGGCTCTCGGTCGGAGCTGTCAGCTGTGGACCAGCTGAAGCCTAAGTGCAGCTCTCAGGACTTTTCAATTAGGGACTGGATTGCCCGCGAGCGCCACCGCACAAGCAATCCAGAAGTCAGCGTGGACCTGTCTGAACAACAGGGGGGGCTGTGCAGCGCAATGTCCCAGAACCTCGGAGCCTCGTCCTCTTCTGAACTCCCACATCGTCCAGCTGAAGTGTTCAACGGGGATGTTCCCCAGAGTAAGAATCTGAGCCTTTCGGCCACCGCTCACCCACATAAACTCACTAATTCCCAGGTGGTCCATTCGCGCTTCTATCAGTACCTGTAA